A part of Candidatus Bathyarchaeia archaeon genomic DNA contains:
- a CDS encoding ACT domain-containing protein, with protein MQVAKFLLLNGLSIDGGKIYVNEVEIPILKVARAVGVDRRTVSETIRAMSMDKEIKMIFSNLESAGPSLRAMAKQMGLGVVEITADNPNKVGILADVSRVLAENGISIRQALVDDPELNPNPKLILIGNKVIPGKAIPLILKIPGVARVSVY; from the coding sequence TTGCAAGTCGCGAAGTTCCTGCTGCTCAACGGACTATCGATCGACGGGGGCAAGATTTACGTCAATGAAGTTGAGATCCCGATTCTCAAAGTGGCCAGAGCAGTCGGAGTTGATCGTCGTACTGTCAGCGAGACGATCCGCGCGATGAGCATGGACAAAGAAATCAAGATGATCTTTTCGAATTTGGAGTCGGCTGGACCATCGCTCCGAGCTATGGCCAAGCAAATGGGATTAGGGGTTGTCGAGATAACAGCCGACAATCCGAACAAGGTCGGGATTCTCGCAGACGTGTCGAGGGTCTTGGCAGAGAATGGAATTAGCATTAGACAGGCATTAGTCGACGACCCTGAACTGAACCCCAATCCCAAGCTCATCCTGATCGGGAACAAAGTAATCCCCGGAAAGGCCATTCCACTAATCTTGAAGATTCCCGGAGTTGCCAGGGTATCAGTTTACTAG